Proteins encoded in a region of the Globicephala melas chromosome 1, mGloMel1.2, whole genome shotgun sequence genome:
- the PIGC gene encoding phosphatidylinositol N-acetylglucosaminyltransferase subunit C yields the protein MCAQPVTNTKEARWQKVLYERQPFPDNYVDQSFLEELRKNIYARKYQYWAVVFESSVVIQQLCSVCVFVVIWWYMDEGLLAPHWLFGTGLASSLIGYVLFDLIDGGEGRKKSGRTRWADLKSALVFITFTYGFSPVLKTLTESVSTDTIYAMSVFMLLGHLIFFDYGANGAIVSSTLSLNMAIFASVCLASRLPRSLHAFVMVTFAIQIFALWPMLQKKLKACTPHSYVGVTLLFAFSALGGLLSISAVGAILFALLLVSISCLCPFYLIRLQLFKENIHGPWDEAEIKEDLSRFLS from the coding sequence ATGTGTGCCCAGCCTGTAACTAACACCAAAGAGGCCAGATGGCAGAAGGTCTTGTATGAGCGACAGCCTTTTCCTGATAACTACGTGGATCAGAGTTTCCTGGAAGAGCTCCGGAAGAACATCTATGCCCGGAAATACCAATATTGGGCTGTGGTATTTGAGTCCAGTGTGGTGATACAGCAGCTGTGCAGTGTCTGTGTTTTTGTGGTTATCTGGTGGTATATGGATGAGGGTCTTCTGGCTCCCCATTGGCTTTTTGGGACCGGCCTGGCTTCTTCACTGATTGGCTATGTTTTGTTTGATCTCATTGATGGAGGTGAAGGACGGAAGAAGAGTGGGCGGACCCGGTGGGCTGACTTGAAGAGTGCCCTAGTCTTCATAACTTTCACATATGGCTTTTCGCCGGTGCTAAAGACTCTGACAGAGTCCGTCAGCACTGACACCATCTATGCCATGTCAGTCTTCATGCTGTTAGGCCACCTCATCTTCTTTGACTATGGTGCCAATGGTGCCATTGTATCCAGCACACTGTCCTTGAACATGGCCATCTTTGCTTCTGTCTGCCTTGCCTCACGCCTGCCCCGGTCCTTACATGCCTTCGTCATGGTGACATTTGCCATCCAGATTTTTGCCCTATGGCCCATGTTACAGAAGAAACTGAAGGCATGTACTCCCCACAGCTATGTGGGAGTCACACTGCTTTTTGCATTTTCAGCCTTGGGAGGCCTGCTGTCCATTAGTGCTGTGGGAGCCATACTCTTTGCCCTTCTGCTGGTTTCCATCTCATGTCTCTGCCCTTTCTACCTCATTCGCCTgcagctttttaaagaaaacattcatGGGCCTTGGGATGAGgctgaaatcaaagaagacttgTCGAGGTTCCTCAGCTGA